One Deinococcus apachensis DSM 19763 genomic window, GGTCCCCCATGCGAAAGCCGGGCTGGTAGACCTGCACGATCACGTCGTCCTCGTCGCCGGGCACCACTTGCAACGCCTCGTGCCACTGGGGGTCGAAGTGTTCGCCCTCGCGTCCGGTTGCCTCCAGACCCAGGCCGGAGAAGACGCGCAGCACGGTCGCCTGCACGGCCTGCACACCGGGAATCAGCTTGGCGGGGTCGTTGCTCCCCATGCTCACCGCGCGGTCGAGGTCGTCGTACACGGGCATGAGCTGCTCGGCGGCCTTCGCTACGCCCTGTTGCTGCGCGGCCTGCACGTCCTCCTGGGTGCGGCGGCGGTAGCTCTCGAAGTCGGCGGCGAGGCGACCCAGCTTGCCCTTGAGGTCCGTGTTCTCGCGCTCCAGCTCCTCCGCGCGTTCCAGGCGGGCCATCATCTCCTGCACCTGCCCGAACATGTTCTCGTCCATGCCGGGGAAGCCCTCCAGCTCGGCGTCCTCGTCCATGTTGTCGGTCTCGGTGTCCGGGTTGGCGACGTAGGTCTGCTCGGCCTGGGCCGTGTGGGTGTCCTGGGTGGCCTGCTCGTTCTGGTTCTTGGTCTGGTCGTCCTGGGTCATGGGCGTACTTCTCCTGCGAAACATGGCTTGAAGATAGGGGAGAGGGGGCACGGTGGCCGTCCTCTCCCCTTGGAAGTCTGTTTGGATCGGACGATTACTCGGCGGGCTTGAAGTCCGCGTCGATCACGTCGTCGTCCTGGCGGCTGGCCTGGGGCTGTCCGCCCTGGCCGTCCTGAGGTCCCTGCCCGCCTCCCTGCCCGGCGGTCATGAAGGCGCGCAGTTCCTCCTCCAGCCGCTTCTGGGCGCTCTCGATCCGGGCGTCGTCGTCGCTGCGAACGGCCTCCTCGGCCTCGGCGGCGGCGGCCTTCAGCTGGTCCTTGGCGTCCTGCGGGGCATTCGCGTTCTCGTCGATCTGGGCCAGCGCCTGCACACGCAGCGAGTCGAGGTTGTTGCGCTTCTCGACCTTCTCGCGGCGCTTCTTGTCGGCCTCGGCGTTCTGCTCGGCCTCGCGCACCATGCGGTCCACGTCACCCTTGTCGAGCGTGGTGGTGTTCTCGATGCGGATGGAGGCTTCCTTGCCGCTCGTCTTCTCCTTCGCGGTCACGTGCAGGATGCCGTTCGCGTCGATGTCGAAGGTCACCTCGATCTGCGGGCGACCGGCGGGCATGGGCGGAATGCCTTCGAGCTTGAAGCGGCCCAGGCTCTTGTTGTCGGCGGCCATGGGGCGCTCGCCCTGCAGGACCACGATCTCCACGCCGGGCTGGTTGTTCTCGGCGGTCGTGTAGATCTCGGTCTTCTTGGCCGGGACGGTCGTGTTGCGGGTGATCATCGGCGCGACCATGCCGCCCTTGACCTCCACGCCCAGCGTCAGCGGCGTCACGTCGACCAGCACGATGTCGCCCAGGCTCGCGTCTCCCTGGATGATGCCCGCCTGCACGGCGGCGCCCAGCGCCACGGCCTCGTCGGGGTTCACCGACTCGTTCGGCGTCTTGCCGATGATGTCCTGCACGATGCGCTTGACGGCGGGGATGCGGGTGGAGCCGCCGACCAGGATCACCTCGTCGATCTGCGAGGCGTTCAGCTTGGCGTCCGCGAGGGCCTGCTCGACGGGCTGGCGCACGCGGCGCAGCAGGTCGGCGGTCAGCTCCTCGAACTTGGCGCGGCTCAGCGTCCGCTCCAGGTGCAGCGGGGTGCGCGTCTCGGGGTCGAAGGTGATGAAGGGGAGGCTGATGGTGGTCTCGGAAGCGTTGGACAGCTCGATCTTCGCCTTCTCGGCAGCCTCGATCAGGCGCTGGAGGGCCTGCGGGTCCTTGCGGAGGTCGAAGTTGTGCTCCTTCTGGAACTCGGAGGCGAGCCAGTTCACGATGCGCTGGTCGAAGTCCGCGCCGCCCAGGTGCGTGTCGCCGGAGGTGGACTTTACCTCGAAGACGCCCTCACCCAGCTCCAGGATGGTCACGTCGAAGGTGCCGCCGCCTAGGTCGAAGACGAGCACGGTCTCGTTGCCCTTCTTCTCCAGGCCGTACGCGAGCGCGGCGGCAGTGGGCTCGTTGATCACGCGCAGCACGTTCAGGCCCGCGATCTCACCGGCCTGCTTGGTGGCCTCGCGCTGCGAGTTGTCGAAGTACGCGGGCACCGTGATGACCACGTCCTTGATCTTGTCCCCCAGCTTGGCGGAGGCGTCGTTCACCAGCTTGCGCAGCACCTCGGCGCTGACCTGCTCGGGCGCGAGGTCCTTGCCGTTCACCTCAATGCGGACGGACCCACCGGGGCCTTCCTTGACGGTGAAGGGCGCGCGGCCAGCTTCCTCACGCACCTCGTCCCAGCGGCGGCCGATGAAGCGCTTGACCTCAAAGAGGGTCGCCTTGGGGTTCAGCGCGGCCTGACGGCGGGCGATCTGTCCGACGAGGCGCTCGTCGCCCTTGTACGCGACGACCGAGGGGGTGGTGCGGGCTCCTTCCGCGTTGACGATGACTTCCGGGCGTCCGCCTTCCATCACGGCGATGACGCTGTTGGTGGTACCGAGGTCGATTCCGACGGCTTTGGGCATGTTTGACTCCTTGAGTGGTGGGGATGCTGCGCCTGCGTGAGGAGCAGTCCTGAAACAAGACCCATCATAAGCCCACAGTTAGGAATAGTCAATAGACTTGAGTGCAATAGACTCAGGTTTAAGTCTGGGTCAAGAGGGGAGAGAGTGGCCGTCCTCGCCGCCCTGGTCTCCACCCAGATCGCCACCAGAGTTCCAGAGTTCCCGCCCCTGGCAGACATACACTGGGGCATGACGTCCGCCAGACGGGGGCAACACCGGGGGAACGACACGTGAGCCGTGCGACTTGGGGCTGGGGCCTGGCCGCCGCCGTGGTCGTGCTGCTCCTCCTGATCAACGCGGCCAGCCCGCGCGCACGCGGCGGGGAACTGTCGCTGACCGACTTTACCAGTGCCCTGCGCTCGGGGCAGGTGCAGAGCGCCAACGTGCAGTTCGAGAACAACACGGCCGTGCTGAGCGGCAAGCTCAAGGACAGTCAGGATTACAGCGTCCGCACCCTCGCCGCCGACCCGGTCATCGCCCTAAACCGGCTACAGGCGGCGGGGGTCAGCGTCACCTACGTGCAACCCGCCCGCCTGAGCTTCCTCGCCCTGTTCAGCGGCCTGCTGACGGGGCTTCTCATTGTCGGCCTGCTGCTGCTGCTGTTCCGCAACCGCCAGGGGGGCGGCACCGATGCCGCCAGTAATTTCGGGAAGTCGAAAGCGGCGGTGATCGCCGAAGGGCAGGTGAAGCTGACCTTTCAGGACGTGGCGGGGTGTGACGAGGCCAAGCAGGACCTGCAAGAAGTGGTGGACTTCCTGCGTCACCCCGAGCGCTACCACCAACTCGGTGCCCGCATCCCCCACGGTGTCTTACTGGTCGGCCCTCCCGGCAGTGGCAAGACCTTGCTCGCCAAGGCGGTGGCCGGAGAGGCCAAAGTGCCCTACTTCTCCATCAGTGGCAGTGACTTTGTGGAGATGTTCGTGGGGGTGGGCGCGGCGCGGGTGCGGGACCTGTTCGAGCAGGCGCGCAAGAGCGCGCCCTGCATCGTCTTCATCGACGAGATCGATGCGGTGGGCCGCAAGCGTGGGGTGAATCTGCAAGGCGGCAACGACGAACGCGAACAGACCCTCAACCAACTGCTGGTGGAGATGGATGGGTTTGGCAGCGGGCAGGAAGTGATCATCCTGGCCGCCACCAATCGACCCGATGTGTTGGACGCAGCTTTGCTGCGTCCCGGACGGTTCGACCGTCAAGTGGTGGTGGACGCGCCGGATGTGCGGGGCAGAGAAATGATCCTGCGCATTCATGCCCGCAAGAAACCGCTCGATCCTTCCGTTGATCTGGGCATCATTGCCAGAAGAACGGCGGGGATGGTCGGTGCGGACCTGGAGAATCTGCTGAATGAGGCGGCGCTGGGAGCAGCACGGGCGGGGCGGGTGCGGATCGTGATGCGGGATGTGGAGG contains:
- the ftsH gene encoding ATP-dependent zinc metalloprotease FtsH, with product MSRATWGWGLAAAVVVLLLLINAASPRARGGELSLTDFTSALRSGQVQSANVQFENNTAVLSGKLKDSQDYSVRTLAADPVIALNRLQAAGVSVTYVQPARLSFLALFSGLLTGLLIVGLLLLLFRNRQGGGTDAASNFGKSKAAVIAEGQVKLTFQDVAGCDEAKQDLQEVVDFLRHPERYHQLGARIPHGVLLVGPPGSGKTLLAKAVAGEAKVPYFSISGSDFVEMFVGVGAARVRDLFEQARKSAPCIVFIDEIDAVGRKRGVNLQGGNDEREQTLNQLLVEMDGFGSGQEVIILAATNRPDVLDAALLRPGRFDRQVVVDAPDVRGREMILRIHARKKPLDPSVDLGIIARRTAGMVGADLENLLNEAALGAARAGRVRIVMRDVEEARDRVLMGPERRSLVVREADRKVTAYHEVGHALAAQLLPHA
- a CDS encoding nucleotide exchange factor GrpE, yielding MTQDDQTKNQNEQATQDTHTAQAEQTYVANPDTETDNMDEDAELEGFPGMDENMFGQVQEMMARLERAEELERENTDLKGKLGRLAADFESYRRRTQEDVQAAQQQGVAKAAEQLMPVYDDLDRAVSMGSNDPAKLIPGVQAVQATVLRVFSGLGLEATGREGEHFDPQWHEALQVVPGDEDDVIVQVYQPGFRMGDRLVRPARVVVSRRQ
- the dnaK gene encoding molecular chaperone DnaK, giving the protein MPKAVGIDLGTTNSVIAVMEGGRPEVIVNAEGARTTPSVVAYKGDERLVGQIARRQAALNPKATLFEVKRFIGRRWDEVREEAGRAPFTVKEGPGGSVRIEVNGKDLAPEQVSAEVLRKLVNDASAKLGDKIKDVVITVPAYFDNSQREATKQAGEIAGLNVLRVINEPTAAALAYGLEKKGNETVLVFDLGGGTFDVTILELGEGVFEVKSTSGDTHLGGADFDQRIVNWLASEFQKEHNFDLRKDPQALQRLIEAAEKAKIELSNASETTISLPFITFDPETRTPLHLERTLSRAKFEELTADLLRRVRQPVEQALADAKLNASQIDEVILVGGSTRIPAVKRIVQDIIGKTPNESVNPDEAVALGAAVQAGIIQGDASLGDIVLVDVTPLTLGVEVKGGMVAPMITRNTTVPAKKTEIYTTAENNQPGVEIVVLQGERPMAADNKSLGRFKLEGIPPMPAGRPQIEVTFDIDANGILHVTAKEKTSGKEASIRIENTTTLDKGDVDRMVREAEQNAEADKKRREKVEKRNNLDSLRVQALAQIDENANAPQDAKDQLKAAAAEAEEAVRSDDDARIESAQKRLEEELRAFMTAGQGGGQGPQDGQGGQPQASRQDDDVIDADFKPAE